A DNA window from Acinetobacter sp. 10FS3-1 contains the following coding sequences:
- a CDS encoding MFS transporter has translation MNTAPSPLWTKSFVLCLANNLFLFIFYFAQTTILPIYILNELGGNLTQAGLAMTLFMVSAIAVRPFSGLIIEKFGVRKTLIVSEVFFSLFSLAYLLADQLTLLFIIRFLHGIWFSILTTVCVPVVNQFIPEQRKGEGMGYFVMSVNLGIVLGPLLGLSLIEYWSYVEVSTLLIALVFIGFGFCFLIPVKEPEKFAGHSNQKSIALTDLVEKKVLPIAVLAMLISFSYASIMSFIAPFAESKNLMAYAGLFFVVFAISMMSLRPITGKIYDRKGPQYVIYPALVAFSLGLFLLSQIQTLWGFMLAAVMVGVGFGSVQPCMQTLAIQRAPKHRIGYATSTFYTFYDLGIAIGSLLIGAIIAAYSYQFAFILCSLLTLSSIVYFKLVIQRKST, from the coding sequence ATGAATACTGCTCCATCGCCGTTATGGACCAAGTCCTTTGTACTTTGTCTGGCCAACAACCTGTTTTTATTTATTTTCTATTTTGCGCAAACGACAATTTTGCCTATTTATATCTTAAATGAACTTGGTGGCAACTTGACCCAAGCAGGTCTGGCCATGACTTTGTTTATGGTTTCAGCAATTGCAGTTCGCCCTTTTAGTGGCCTGATTATTGAAAAATTTGGGGTGCGTAAAACTCTGATTGTTTCAGAAGTATTCTTTAGCCTGTTTTCTTTGGCTTATCTGCTGGCAGATCAGCTGACTCTCCTGTTCATCATCCGATTTTTACATGGGATCTGGTTCAGTATATTGACCACGGTTTGTGTCCCTGTAGTCAATCAGTTTATTCCAGAACAGCGTAAAGGCGAAGGTATGGGCTATTTCGTCATGTCGGTCAATCTGGGCATTGTGCTTGGTCCATTGCTGGGGCTTAGCCTAATTGAATACTGGTCTTATGTTGAGGTGAGTACCCTGCTGATCGCTCTGGTCTTTATCGGTTTCGGTTTCTGTTTTCTGATTCCGGTCAAAGAACCTGAAAAATTCGCTGGTCATTCCAATCAAAAGTCTATTGCTCTGACAGATTTGGTGGAAAAGAAAGTTCTGCCAATTGCCGTACTGGCGATGCTAATTTCATTTTCTTATGCCAGTATCATGTCCTTTATCGCCCCCTTTGCTGAAAGCAAAAACTTAATGGCCTATGCCGGCTTATTCTTCGTGGTTTTTGCAATTTCCATGATGAGTTTACGCCCCATTACCGGAAAAATTTATGATCGTAAGGGGCCGCAATATGTGATTTATCCTGCACTGGTGGCCTTTAGTCTGGGCTTGTTTCTACTGAGCCAGATTCAAACTTTATGGGGGTTTATGCTGGCTGCGGTGATGGTGGGGGTAGGTTTTGGGAGCGTACAGCCCTGTATGCAAACGCTGGCCATTCAACGTGCACCTAAACACCGTATTGGCTATGCAACTTCTACTTTTTATACCTTTTATGATCTGGGCATTGCCATTGGTTCCCTGTTGATTGGCGCCATTATTGCAGCCTACAGTTACCAGTTCGCCTTTATCCTGTGTAGCTTGTTGACTCTAAGCAGCATTGTGTACTTTAAGCTGGTCATTCAGCGTAAATCAACCTAA
- a CDS encoding AraC family transcriptional regulator encodes MKIIASRQDQGIPGVYGLLLLDVISRWGYNSESLFTPFGLTAEQLADPDFRIPTPVANELVKHALKLTGEPTLGYHLGTQMRISIHGFIGYAIMTAHDITDALVLANRFIQLRMPFLQLFFSTFGSKATVQLQTDIQLEPLRTEISIALIIGMISMAKAITGIDHVSGEIDFDFKKPDGFERFMAKFPNHQFRFEQPHLILSFDKSYLMNKLVHADPIASQIAINQCEAELSALGERHRIAMRVRDILTHSEQHYLSIESVADRLHMSDRTLKRQLAAEGTSFSTLVDEVRYRHATSLLSRTDFTLEQIADELGYSDVANFSRAFKRWSGRSPSSWRKDPYL; translated from the coding sequence ATGAAAATAATAGCCTCACGCCAAGACCAGGGTATTCCTGGTGTATACGGTCTTTTACTCCTCGATGTGATTTCTCGCTGGGGATATAACAGTGAATCATTATTTACACCATTTGGCCTAACCGCTGAACAATTGGCCGATCCTGATTTTCGGATCCCGACTCCTGTGGCCAATGAGCTGGTTAAGCATGCCCTTAAACTGACTGGTGAACCAACACTGGGTTATCATCTGGGTACGCAAATGCGGATTTCGATTCATGGCTTTATCGGCTATGCCATCATGACAGCTCACGATATTACGGATGCACTGGTACTTGCGAACCGTTTTATCCAGTTGCGTATGCCCTTTCTGCAACTATTTTTTTCAACCTTTGGCAGCAAGGCCACAGTACAGTTACAAACAGATATTCAGTTGGAACCCCTGCGTACCGAAATTTCCATTGCGCTGATTATCGGCATGATCAGCATGGCCAAAGCCATTACGGGCATTGATCATGTCTCCGGTGAAATTGATTTTGACTTTAAAAAGCCCGACGGCTTTGAACGTTTCATGGCGAAATTTCCAAATCACCAGTTCCGTTTTGAACAGCCACATTTAATTTTAAGCTTTGATAAAAGCTACTTAATGAACAAGCTGGTCCACGCCGATCCAATTGCCAGCCAGATCGCCATTAACCAGTGTGAAGCAGAACTGTCTGCACTGGGCGAACGGCACCGGATTGCGATGCGGGTTCGGGATATTCTGACACATTCGGAGCAGCACTATCTGAGTATTGAAAGTGTGGCAGATCGTCTGCATATGTCCGACCGCACCTTAAAACGCCAGTTGGCGGCTGAAGGCACTTCTTTTTCAACCCTGGTCGATGAAGTACGCTACCGGCATGCGACCTCACTGCTGTCGCGGACCGACTTTACTTTAGAACAGATTGCCGATGAGCTCGGTTATAGCGATGTGGCCAATTTTAGCCGGGCATTTAAACGCTGGAGTGGTCGTAGCCCAAGCAGCTGGCGTAAAGATCCTTATTTATAA
- a CDS encoding ABC transporter ATP-binding protein: MFRWLERLVDPYPTKHLNQPLPTQFFPFVWQAAYGVRRYLLILVLCTAGAASFEAVLYSQIGELVNWLSRSQPETFLEEHARNLIWLSFILLANILFASAQSLIKHQILYSNFPMRLRWRFHNLLLKQSLDFFHNDFAGRLSAKVMQTSLAIREFWVILGDMLAYVLIYFITINIVLGAISPLLVLPLLLWLLLFICAACYFIPKLSKISSQQADARAVMTGRVTDAYTNIQTVKLFAHAGRESQYAKSSMQEFMQTVYKQMRLGAQYEISILFLSVILYGGVLGTAVWLWMQGQAELGIIAATTAMVLKLNSIAEFMMWQTSALFENVGTIQDGMRTLGRKISIEDRPDAKELQLKQGEIRFENITFAYNEKPVIDQFDLTIRPGEKIGIVGRSGAGKSTLIQLLLHFYQLDQGRILIDGQDIDHVTEDSLRKNIALVTQDTSLLHRTVAENIKYGRPDATDEEMYDAVRKAKAEEFIPNLSDLRGRKGYEAYVGERGVKLSGGQRQRIAIARVFLKDAPILILDEATSALDSEVEAAIQSSLDDLMQDKTVIAIAHRLSTIAQMDRLIVMDQGRIAEQGTHEELVALNGIYAHLWQRQTGGFLIEQQAHKAPSTDL; the protein is encoded by the coding sequence ATGTTTCGATGGCTTGAACGGCTGGTGGACCCTTATCCCACCAAACATCTGAATCAGCCCTTGCCTACCCAGTTTTTTCCTTTTGTCTGGCAGGCGGCCTATGGAGTGCGCCGTTATTTACTGATTCTGGTGCTATGTACCGCAGGTGCTGCCAGCTTTGAAGCCGTGCTCTATTCCCAGATTGGCGAACTGGTCAACTGGCTCAGCCGCAGCCAGCCAGAGACTTTTTTAGAAGAACATGCCCGTAATCTTATCTGGTTAAGCTTTATTCTGCTGGCCAATATTTTATTTGCCAGTGCCCAGTCGCTTATCAAGCATCAGATTCTATACAGTAACTTTCCGATGCGCTTGCGCTGGCGCTTTCATAATCTGTTACTTAAGCAAAGTCTGGATTTTTTCCATAATGATTTTGCCGGACGCTTATCTGCCAAAGTGATGCAAACCTCTCTAGCGATTCGTGAATTCTGGGTGATTCTGGGCGATATGCTGGCCTATGTCCTGATTTACTTCATTACGATCAATATCGTACTAGGCGCCATTTCTCCTTTACTGGTTCTGCCCCTGTTATTATGGCTGCTGCTGTTTATTTGTGCTGCCTGTTACTTTATTCCAAAACTGAGTAAAATTTCCTCGCAACAGGCTGATGCCCGTGCAGTGATGACCGGACGGGTCACCGATGCTTATACCAATATCCAAACGGTCAAGCTCTTTGCTCATGCCGGACGCGAAAGTCAGTACGCCAAGTCCTCCATGCAGGAGTTTATGCAGACTGTTTATAAACAAATGCGTCTGGGCGCCCAATATGAAATCAGCATTTTATTTCTGAGCGTGATTCTGTATGGAGGTGTCTTGGGGACGGCGGTCTGGCTCTGGATGCAGGGACAGGCTGAACTCGGCATTATTGCAGCTACCACCGCCATGGTGCTGAAATTGAACAGTATTGCCGAATTTATGATGTGGCAAACCTCTGCTCTGTTTGAAAATGTCGGCACCATTCAGGACGGAATGCGTACGCTGGGACGTAAAATTTCTATTGAAGACCGTCCGGATGCGAAAGAGTTACAGCTCAAGCAAGGAGAAATCAGGTTTGAAAATATCACCTTTGCCTATAATGAAAAACCGGTCATTGACCAGTTTGATCTAACGATTCGTCCGGGTGAAAAAATCGGCATCGTTGGTCGTTCAGGTGCAGGAAAATCCACCCTGATTCAATTATTATTACATTTCTACCAGCTGGATCAGGGCCGAATCCTGATTGATGGTCAGGATATTGATCATGTCACTGAGGACAGCTTGCGTAAAAATATTGCCCTGGTAACCCAAGACACCTCTTTATTGCATCGTACAGTCGCAGAAAATATCAAGTATGGCCGTCCGGATGCGACCGATGAAGAAATGTATGATGCTGTGCGCAAAGCCAAGGCAGAAGAATTTATTCCGAACTTGAGCGACTTACGTGGACGTAAAGGTTATGAGGCTTATGTGGGTGAACGCGGCGTGAAACTTTCTGGTGGCCAGCGTCAACGTATTGCAATTGCCCGGGTCTTTTTGAAAGATGCCCCTATTCTGATTCTGGATGAAGCGACAAGTGCGCTCGATTCTGAAGTAGAAGCGGCAATTCAGAGCAGTCTGGATGACCTGATGCAGGATAAAACAGTGATTGCGATTGCACATCGCCTCTCGACCATTGCCCAGATGGATCGCCTGATTGTCATGGATCAGGGCCGCATTGCAGAGCAAGGCACGCATGAGGAGCTGGTCGCGTTAAACGGTATTTATGCTCATCTCTGGCAGCGACAAACAGGCGGTTTCCTGATCGAACAGCAGGCTCACAAAGCGCCATCGACCGATCTATAA
- the gcvH gene encoding glycine cleavage system protein GcvH — MNHPSELKYASTHEWVRIEGDLVVTGISDHAQDALGDLVYVEAPELNAQLTAGQQAGVVESVKTASDIHAPVSGVVVEVNADLEDDPDFINDDPYGKGWIYKIKPDNMDDVSKLLANTEYEAGL; from the coding sequence ATGAATCATCCTTCAGAACTAAAGTACGCAAGTACACATGAATGGGTACGCATTGAAGGTGATCTTGTTGTGACCGGTATTTCCGACCATGCACAGGATGCACTAGGTGATTTGGTCTATGTCGAAGCACCTGAACTGAATGCACAGCTTACCGCAGGTCAGCAGGCCGGCGTAGTTGAATCGGTTAAAACCGCCTCTGATATTCATGCTCCTGTATCGGGCGTGGTAGTTGAAGTTAATGCTGATCTTGAAGATGATCCAGATTTTATTAATGACGACCCTTATGGCAAAGGCTGGATCTATAAAATCAAACCGGACAATATGGATGATGTGAGCAAGCTGCTCGCCAATACAGAATATGAAGCAGGCTTATAA